From the Bdellovibrio reynosensis genome, one window contains:
- a CDS encoding DUF6531 domain-containing protein yields MIRHLTFLSALVFSFHASALVDSSSGSFMESWIDYQGKGLDLKLTLERTYNSRSTYVGWFGYGWCSDLETKLIADKESILVKHCGDGAETEYSKKGSVFKSHSDANGTIVKQGSNFLRSYKDGTVDVFDKNGRLTEIKKGLDYVSLKYNEKKHLKEVSDGNGRKALVNTNDEGRITQITFLSKKIGNKAMKEVIASYTYKNNDLISATNYWGNTYTYQYDTEHNLVKATWPGQKSIDITYNGNDWVKSLKGTDICSENYDYKTDTTKSPARYAVSISKKCDGGVIIERSYAYSYSLDNRRIVAAEVDESGIRREYKYDDHGNVVTVTEHRPRGTVITKIERNNKGQIVKVSSPFEARTYSYKQGASRDLVVAVLVEQIALGHVADKLKYALSYDQEDRMISASKPGGKKIEFFYDEENRLSRVSHKDTVVYPIYPEGKLQARALKYNDKELPLEIYSKRSTASETAAVELYYDHQRMAQITLPSY; encoded by the coding sequence ATGATCAGGCACTTAACGTTTTTGTCCGCACTGGTTTTTTCCTTTCACGCTTCTGCCCTAGTCGATTCTTCGTCTGGATCGTTTATGGAATCTTGGATTGATTACCAAGGTAAAGGCCTGGATCTAAAACTCACTCTTGAAAGAACTTATAACAGTCGGTCCACTTATGTCGGATGGTTTGGTTATGGTTGGTGTTCTGATTTAGAAACTAAACTTATCGCTGATAAGGAATCAATTTTAGTTAAACATTGCGGGGACGGTGCAGAGACTGAGTACTCAAAAAAGGGCTCTGTCTTTAAGTCACATTCTGATGCCAATGGTACTATCGTAAAGCAGGGTTCTAATTTTTTGCGCAGCTATAAAGATGGAACTGTCGATGTCTTTGATAAAAACGGAAGACTGACTGAAATCAAAAAAGGCTTAGACTACGTTTCATTAAAGTATAACGAAAAAAAGCACCTTAAAGAAGTCTCCGATGGCAACGGGCGCAAAGCTTTGGTTAACACCAATGATGAGGGGCGAATCACGCAGATCACGTTCTTAAGCAAAAAGATCGGTAACAAAGCGATGAAGGAAGTTATCGCCTCTTACACTTATAAAAATAATGACTTAATCAGTGCGACGAACTACTGGGGTAATACCTACACTTATCAATACGATACTGAACACAACCTTGTTAAAGCCACCTGGCCCGGGCAAAAAAGTATCGATATCACTTACAATGGCAATGACTGGGTGAAAAGTTTAAAAGGCACAGATATCTGTTCTGAAAATTATGATTATAAAACAGATACAACGAAATCCCCTGCGCGCTATGCAGTCAGTATTTCTAAAAAATGTGACGGTGGCGTGATCATTGAACGAAGTTATGCCTATTCTTATTCATTAGATAATCGGCGCATCGTTGCTGCCGAAGTGGATGAAAGCGGAATTCGCAGAGAATATAAATACGATGACCATGGTAATGTCGTCACTGTTACTGAACACCGTCCGCGTGGTACCGTGATTACAAAGATTGAAAGAAATAACAAAGGTCAGATCGTAAAAGTAAGTTCGCCATTTGAAGCACGTACTTATAGTTACAAACAAGGTGCCAGCCGTGACTTGGTGGTTGCAGTTTTAGTCGAACAAATCGCTTTAGGACATGTTGCAGATAAACTTAAATACGCCCTGTCTTATGATCAAGAAGATCGCATGATCAGCGCCTCAAAACCCGGTGGCAAAAAGATCGAATTCTTCTATGACGAAGAAAACCGTCTTAGCCGTGTCTCACATAAAGACACTGTGGTTTACCCTATTTATCCTGAGGGAAAGCTTCAAGCCCGAGCATTAAAGTACAACGATAAAGAATTGCCATTAGAAATTTACAGCAAACGATCCACCGCGAGTGAAACGGCTGCTGTCGAGCTTTATTATGACCATCAGCGAATGGCGCAAATAACATTGCCGTCTTACTAG
- a CDS encoding transglycosylase SLT domain-containing protein, whose amino-acid sequence MPSWNKKILLGLCLAFSLLALTGMSKKPMGEGKVASFFKSLFAPFSRGFNTMGCSQCTANRTRYETPELGSNAPQWHYAPGGASYTEYTMAAIKKEGLGQLNPIDGQHYCPNWNKLSVAQREQFWLQFASKLAEIESGFETNLSFRETRGASTGDMSIGLFQMSKGNCPWLRTHDDCRDPKKNIDCAINRMKSIVSNNGYIGSDYNKGLGVMWQPINDHPKHYVNQTKANKAAILRYTRNLPVCTGKPAVPLKEEQAAERAAAEAAAKKAAADKAAADKAAADKAAADKAAADKAAAEKAAQEKENAVKENN is encoded by the coding sequence ATGCCAAGCTGGAATAAAAAAATCCTTCTTGGGCTGTGTCTTGCTTTCAGTTTGCTTGCGCTTACTGGGATGTCTAAAAAGCCGATGGGTGAAGGCAAAGTAGCTAGCTTTTTTAAGTCCCTGTTCGCGCCGTTTTCTAGAGGTTTTAATACGATGGGTTGTTCGCAGTGTACTGCGAATCGAACTAGATATGAAACTCCTGAGCTAGGGTCCAATGCGCCTCAATGGCATTATGCTCCGGGTGGCGCTAGTTACACAGAATACACCATGGCCGCGATAAAAAAAGAAGGCCTGGGGCAGCTGAATCCGATTGATGGTCAACACTACTGTCCAAATTGGAATAAACTATCCGTTGCGCAAAGGGAACAGTTCTGGCTTCAATTTGCTTCAAAACTTGCAGAAATCGAATCAGGATTTGAGACCAATCTTTCCTTTCGTGAAACAAGGGGTGCTTCTACAGGTGATATGAGCATCGGGCTATTTCAGATGTCTAAGGGAAACTGCCCTTGGCTTCGCACCCATGATGATTGTCGCGATCCCAAGAAAAACATTGATTGCGCCATCAACCGCATGAAGTCCATTGTTTCAAATAATGGATACATTGGTAGTGATTACAACAAGGGCCTAGGGGTTATGTGGCAACCTATCAATGATCATCCGAAGCACTATGTGAATCAGACCAAGGCCAATAAAGCAGCCATCCTGCGGTATACAAGAAATCTTCCAGTCTGTACTGGGAAACCTGCAGTTCCTTTAAAAGAAGAACAAGCTGCAGAAAGAGCCGCGGCAGAAGCGGCGGCGAAGAAAGCGGCGGCTGATAAAGCGGCTGCCGATAAGGCCGCTGCAGATAAAGCAGCCGCAGATAAAGCAGCTGCCGATAAGGCCGCCGCAGAAAAAGCAGCGCAAGAAAAAGAAAACGCGGTAAAAGAGAATAATTAA